A single region of the Palaemon carinicauda isolate YSFRI2023 unplaced genomic scaffold, ASM3689809v2 scaffold766, whole genome shotgun sequence genome encodes:
- the LOC137637468 gene encoding loricrin-like, which yields MAFNRLAVCVLLSLAATSLKGVSCDQAQSYEAPTPSGGLGSGSSFGSLGGSSASSLGGGSAFGGSVSGSGFLTGGYGGSSLGSGSRTGIGGGSSTLGNLGPAPIIGLAGSSGGIISGLTTAGVGNSYNSGPAGSSTGILGGLTTTGLGGLTNTGLGNVNTGLGGISGGNSLGNLGIFPTIPRPVVPILEDQREGPYANGVYRFNYATGDGIVRQEQGYPEGGMVSQQGAWSFTHPDGTPTTVNFVADANGFHVNSNRVPPTPAHALAQIEKARLEDAYAQSENARLEEAYASGLVGTGSQILPGSGLSLLGSQFTGSNSLISNSGVEGPTYGSQFNPVFGSGPLLSGSGSGSLLSGSGSLPSGIQTPSSTYGQP from the exons ATGGCGTTCAAT AGGTTGGCAGTGTGTGTATTACTATCACTTGCAGCCACATCCCTAAAGGGGGTTAGCTGTGATCAGGCCCAGTCCTATGAAGCACCTACACCGAGTGGTGGTCTTGGAAGTGGTTCTTCTTTTGGAAGTCTTGGAGGATCTTCAGCTAGCAGTCTTGGAGGTGGCTCTGCTTTTGGAGGATCTGTTTCTGGCAGTGGCTTTTTAACTGGAGGATATGGAGGCTCCAGTTTAGGTTCTGGGAGTCGGACAGGAATTGGTGGGGGAAGCTCTACACTGGGCAACTTAGGACCTGCTCCTATCATTGGACTAGCAGGGTCCTCAGGAGGAATAATCAGTGGCCTCACTACTGCTGGTGTAGGGAATTCATATAACAGTGGACCAGCAGGTTCTTCTACAGGTATACTCGGTGGCCTAACTACCACTGGGCTAGGGGGCCTAACAAACACAGGGCTTGGAAATGTCAACACTGGACTTGGAGGAATTTCAGGAGGAAATTCACTCGGGAATCTTGGAATTTTCCCAACAATACCCCGTCCTGTGGTACCTATTCTTGAAGATCAACGTGAAGGACCCTATGCCAATGGTGTTTACAGATTCAACTATGCAACTGGAGATGGCATCGTCCGCCAAGAACAAGGATACCCCGAGGGAGGAATGGTCTCACAGCAGGGAGCATGGTC GTTTACACATCCTGATGGTACTCCAACAACAGTTAATTTTGTTGCCGATGCAAACGGTTTCCACGTGAATTCCAATCGTGTGCCTCCCACCCCAGCACATGCCCTTGCTCAGATTGAAAAGGCACGTCTGGAAGACGCTTATGCTCAGAGTGAAAATGCACGTCTGGAGGAGGCTTATGCTTCAGGACTTGTAGGCACCGGCTCTCAGATTCTTCCTGGATCTGGTCTCTCCCTCCTAGGATCTCAATTTACTGGCTCTAATTCTCTCATCTCAAACTCTGGAGTTGAGGGACCTACTTATGGATCACAATTTAACCCAGTTTTCGGATCTGGACCTCTGCTAtctggatctggatctggatctcTACTGTCTGGATCAGGATCACTGCCATCAGGAATTCAAACTCCAAGCTCCACATACGGCCAGCCATAA